The following proteins are encoded in a genomic region of Bacillus sp. FJAT-22090:
- the ftsA gene encoding cell division protein FtsA has product MNQSELYVSLDIGSSSIKVLIGEMSDDSLHVIGVGNVKSNGIRKGSIVDIDATVQSIKKAVSEAERMIGMSIQEIVLGIPANLANIQNVKGVVAVNREDREITDTDLDRVIESAQVMSIPPERELINIAPKQFIVDHLDEIKDPRGMIGTRLEMDGIMMTTSKTILHNVLRCVERAGLQIREIYLQPLAGGYFALTEDEKNHGTAYIDIGGGSTTIAIFSEGHLINTSVIPVGGDHITKDLSIVLKTPTEQAEKIKIQYGHAFYDDASDDELFEVPVIGADMKEQYSQRYIAEIIGVRLEELFELVLEEFYRMGLQDLPGGVVITGGVAKLEGIGQLARHILQTRVRLYTPDYIGVREPQYTTAVGLIRYAYKEDLFYGKIGSSHALSQMAQTESTPSPKKQKQTVQNGNNENKESAITKAKKFFDKFFE; this is encoded by the coding sequence TTGAATCAATCAGAATTGTACGTATCATTAGATATTGGGTCGTCATCGATTAAAGTTTTAATCGGTGAAATGAGTGATGACTCGCTGCATGTTATTGGTGTAGGAAATGTTAAATCAAATGGGATTCGTAAAGGTTCCATTGTAGATATAGACGCAACCGTGCAGTCCATTAAGAAAGCTGTTAGTGAAGCTGAACGTATGATTGGGATGTCAATTCAAGAAATAGTGCTTGGTATTCCTGCTAATCTAGCAAACATTCAAAACGTAAAAGGTGTAGTTGCTGTTAATCGTGAGGACAGAGAAATTACAGATACAGATTTAGATAGAGTGATTGAATCTGCTCAAGTAATGTCAATTCCTCCTGAACGTGAACTGATCAATATAGCTCCTAAGCAATTTATCGTCGATCATCTTGATGAAATTAAAGATCCGCGAGGAATGATTGGAACCCGTCTAGAAATGGATGGAATCATGATGACTACATCAAAAACAATTTTACATAATGTGTTAAGATGTGTGGAACGAGCTGGGTTACAAATAAGAGAGATATATTTACAGCCATTAGCTGGTGGTTATTTTGCTTTAACCGAAGATGAAAAAAATCACGGTACTGCCTATATAGATATAGGTGGAGGATCTACCACCATCGCCATTTTTAGCGAAGGACATTTAATTAATACTTCCGTAATACCAGTAGGTGGCGATCATATTACAAAAGATTTATCGATTGTATTAAAAACACCTACAGAACAAGCTGAAAAAATTAAAATTCAATATGGACATGCCTTCTATGATGATGCATCAGATGATGAGCTTTTTGAAGTACCAGTCATTGGCGCAGATATGAAAGAACAATATTCTCAGAGATATATAGCTGAAATTATTGGTGTTCGTTTAGAAGAGCTTTTCGAGTTGGTTTTAGAAGAATTTTACCGAATGGGTCTACAAGACTTACCTGGTGGTGTTGTAATTACTGGTGGAGTTGCCAAGCTAGAAGGTATTGGACAACTTGCAAGACATATTCTACAAACAAGAGTACGTTTATACACGCCGGATTATATTGGTGTTCGTGAACCACAATATACAACTGCTGTTGGTCTTATAAGATATGCCTATAAAGAAGATCTTTTCTATGGTAAAATTGGTAGCAGCCATGCATTATCACAAATGGCACAAACTGAATCAACACCAAGTCCTAAGAAACAAAAACAGACCGTTCAAAACGGGAACAATGAAAACAAAGAAAGTGCAATTACCAAAGCCAAGAAATTTTTCGATAAGTTTTTTGAATAA
- a CDS encoding FtsW/RodA/SpoVE family cell cycle protein, whose product MLFLASVLFLSIVGILFVHSAGSYWSQVHYKDQLPFAFKQGSYLIVGILGALFIRNKSFIRLPRFWLIIYVFSILFLIGVLIPGIGVVRNGSQSWISLGFMNFQPAELAKIAVLGMLAFSLAKEKKTKGQIYFQSAVILLLPISFIMIQPDFGSAFVLIVASFFLLFAAGLPLKFFVTVGITGIVALVALIASAPYRLDRIQSFLDPWSDPLGTGFQAIQSLLAVGPAGLFGFGYGNSRQKFLYLPEPQNDFIFSILLEETGFIGGFIIISAFVLFFTTGFAMAARAKTRAYQLTIIGFTSLLAVQTFLNMGVVTGLLPVTGVTLPFISYGGSSLVTTWGIIGIILNLANDSIREGRR is encoded by the coding sequence ATTCTATTTTTAGCATCTGTCCTTTTTTTATCTATTGTCGGAATACTTTTCGTACACTCAGCAGGGTCCTACTGGAGTCAAGTACATTATAAAGACCAATTACCATTTGCTTTCAAGCAAGGCAGTTATTTAATAGTTGGTATTTTAGGTGCTTTATTTATACGAAACAAAAGCTTTATAAGGCTTCCTAGATTTTGGTTAATCATCTATGTATTTTCTATATTATTTTTAATAGGTGTACTTATTCCAGGTATTGGGGTAGTTCGAAATGGTTCACAAAGTTGGATTTCGCTAGGATTTATGAACTTTCAGCCTGCTGAGCTTGCTAAAATTGCAGTATTAGGAATGCTCGCATTTTCTTTGGCAAAGGAGAAAAAAACAAAAGGACAAATCTATTTTCAAAGTGCCGTAATTTTATTGCTGCCTATTTCTTTTATTATGATACAACCAGATTTTGGTTCAGCATTCGTTCTAATCGTTGCATCTTTTTTCCTGCTGTTTGCAGCAGGATTGCCTTTGAAATTTTTTGTTACCGTTGGAATAACAGGAATTGTAGCTTTAGTCGCATTAATTGCTTCGGCTCCCTATAGGCTTGATCGGATTCAATCATTTCTTGATCCATGGAGTGATCCGTTAGGTACTGGCTTTCAAGCGATTCAATCATTACTTGCGGTTGGACCGGCCGGACTGTTTGGGTTTGGATATGGAAACAGTAGACAAAAGTTTTTATACTTACCGGAACCGCAGAATGATTTTATTTTCTCTATCCTATTAGAGGAAACGGGTTTCATCGGAGGTTTCATCATTATTTCAGCTTTTGTTCTATTTTTTACTACTGGCTTTGCAATGGCTGCGCGTGCCAAAACACGTGCTTATCAATTAACTATTATTGGATTCACTTCCTTATTGGCAGTACAAACATTTTTAAACATGGGAGTAGTTACAGGTTTACTACCAGTTACAGGGGTTACTTTACCATTTATCAGCTATGGTGGGTCTTCTTTGGTTACCACATGGGGGATTATCGGTATTATCTTAAACTTAGCAAATGATTCTATAAGAGAAGGGAGGCGGTAG
- a CDS encoding DUF881 domain-containing protein, translated as MKKNKLLRIPSRGLVLISLVSLVLGFILAYSYSISSANKEQAKNSVNFNEQEKYKKELIEQKERNNELSDEINEKQHEIKEFEQSFVNSEENVEELVDEAEMLRLLIGDIPSEGKGIAVSLQDGAYNPSQENPNDYIVHESHVFKVINELKISGAEAVSINGQRLHSNSYIRCTGPVITVDGKTFPAPFTIEAVGDPEVLLASVNLGGGVVDQLTSDNIIVTVEEKGRITMPALRDDKN; from the coding sequence TTGAAGAAGAACAAACTCCTTAGAATACCTTCGAGAGGACTAGTACTAATTTCTTTAGTAAGTTTAGTGTTAGGTTTTATACTCGCATACTCGTATAGTATTTCTTCTGCAAACAAAGAACAAGCTAAAAACTCTGTAAATTTTAATGAACAGGAAAAATACAAAAAAGAGTTAATCGAGCAAAAAGAAAGAAATAATGAGCTCTCGGATGAAATAAATGAGAAACAGCATGAAATCAAAGAATTTGAACAGTCTTTTGTGAATAGTGAAGAGAACGTTGAAGAGTTAGTGGATGAGGCAGAAATGTTACGATTATTAATTGGTGACATTCCTTCCGAAGGAAAAGGAATTGCAGTCTCTCTTCAAGATGGTGCTTATAACCCGTCACAAGAGAATCCAAATGATTATATTGTCCATGAGAGCCATGTATTTAAGGTCATTAATGAGTTAAAAATATCTGGTGCAGAAGCTGTATCTATCAATGGGCAAAGACTCCATTCAAATTCCTATATTCGTTGTACAGGTCCAGTTATTACAGTTGACGGTAAAACGTTTCCAGCACCTTTTACGATTGAGGCTGTAGGCGATCCAGAGGTATTACTTGCTTCTGTCAATCTAGGTGGAGGTGTTGTTGATCAATTAACAAGTGATAACATTATCGTAACTGTGGAGGAAAAAGGGAGAATAACGATGCCTGCTTTACGTGACGACAAAAATTAA
- the mraY gene encoding phospho-N-acetylmuramoyl-pentapeptide-transferase, with protein MTLSTTIITISISFLLSVILAPIIIPYLRRMKFGQSIREEGPESHQKKAGTPTMGGLIFLISIIISTVAVSFYFDKLTTQSIVLLIILVGFGLIGFLDDFIKVVLKRNLGLTSIQKLIGQIVISVGAYFLLKLGPFDTTLSIPFTNTEMDLGQFYVAFLIFWLVGFSNAVNLSDGLDGLVSGTASVAFATFGVLALAYEQTDIAIFTFSVSGALLGFLLFNKNPAKVFMGDTGSLALGGALAMVSILVKQELLLLLVGIIFVLETLSVILQVISFKTTGKRIFKMSPIHHHFELSGWSEKRIVTVFWAIGFIAAMLVVILEVV; from the coding sequence ATGACTTTATCTACAACGATTATTACAATTAGTATTAGTTTTCTTTTGTCCGTTATTCTTGCACCAATAATTATCCCGTATTTAAGAAGGATGAAGTTTGGTCAAAGTATTCGAGAAGAAGGACCAGAATCCCATCAAAAAAAAGCAGGAACACCTACAATGGGTGGGCTTATATTTTTAATTTCGATCATTATTTCGACTGTAGCAGTCTCATTTTACTTCGATAAGCTAACAACGCAATCTATCGTGTTGCTTATAATTTTAGTTGGATTCGGATTAATTGGCTTTTTAGATGATTTTATCAAAGTAGTATTAAAAAGAAATTTAGGCTTAACTTCAATTCAAAAATTAATAGGTCAAATTGTCATCTCAGTTGGGGCATATTTCTTATTAAAGCTTGGACCATTTGACACAACACTTTCTATACCATTTACAAATACAGAAATGGACCTAGGACAATTTTATGTAGCATTCCTTATTTTTTGGTTAGTTGGATTTTCAAATGCTGTAAATCTTTCAGATGGTTTAGATGGTTTAGTATCAGGTACAGCATCCGTTGCTTTTGCTACGTTTGGTGTGCTTGCACTCGCATATGAGCAAACAGATATAGCAATCTTTACCTTTAGTGTGTCAGGTGCATTATTAGGATTTCTTCTGTTCAATAAGAACCCCGCTAAAGTTTTTATGGGTGATACAGGGTCACTAGCATTAGGTGGAGCCTTAGCAATGGTTTCTATTCTTGTAAAACAAGAGCTTTTATTATTACTAGTAGGGATTATTTTTGTATTAGAGACGTTGTCTGTTATTTTGCAAGTAATTAGTTTTAAAACAACAGGTAAGCGTATTTTTAAAATGAGCCCTATTCATCACCATTTTGAGCTATCTGGATGGTCAGAAAAAAGAATAGTAACTGTATTTTGGGCTATCGGCTTTATAGCAGCAATGCTAGTTGTTATTTTGGAGGTTGTATAA
- the murD gene encoding UDP-N-acetylmuramoyl-L-alanine--D-glutamate ligase — protein MKQLPMVYHKKILVLGLAKSGTAAAEILHDLGAFVTVNDSKPFDENEHAQYLLSKGLTVICGSHPEDLLDEGFSLIVKNPGIPYTNSVIAEAKKRGIPVWTEVELAYRISDAPMIGITGSNGKTTTTTLIFEMLEAGSKQPLVAGNIGTVASAVASEATKENVIVTELSSFQLMGTEQLKPQISILMNLYEAHLDYHTNFHEYTDAKFNITKNQDSSNWFIYNGEQQIVKDYASKSNAKKVPFYVSKKAEEGISADDTYVYWNGEKLFERSIIALRGKHNLENVLASTAAAILMECSLDSIVHVLSTFHGVKHRTQFVREWKNRKFYNDSKATNALATKSALEGFSEPVILLAGGVDRGHSFDELVPHLQNVKALIHYGATADRLQIFGEQQGIPSVIRVSNLVDAIAEGVRISNEGDVILLSPACASWDQYESFEIRGDEFIEQVLALKD, from the coding sequence ATGAAGCAATTACCAATGGTATATCATAAAAAGATCCTTGTATTAGGACTTGCGAAAAGCGGTACAGCTGCTGCCGAAATTTTACATGATTTAGGAGCCTTTGTTACAGTTAATGATTCGAAACCTTTTGATGAAAATGAACATGCACAGTACTTACTTTCTAAAGGGTTAACAGTCATTTGTGGAAGTCATCCGGAGGATCTTTTAGACGAGGGATTCAGTCTTATAGTAAAGAACCCTGGTATTCCTTACACAAATTCTGTCATTGCTGAAGCTAAAAAGAGAGGAATACCAGTTTGGACAGAGGTGGAATTAGCTTATCGAATAAGTGATGCTCCAATGATTGGAATCACAGGGTCAAATGGAAAAACTACAACAACAACTTTAATATTTGAAATGTTAGAAGCAGGAAGTAAACAACCATTAGTTGCAGGTAATATTGGTACTGTTGCAAGTGCTGTCGCATCAGAAGCAACAAAAGAAAATGTAATTGTCACGGAGTTATCCTCTTTTCAGTTGATGGGTACAGAACAACTAAAACCACAGATTTCCATTTTGATGAATTTATATGAAGCTCATTTAGACTATCATACAAATTTTCATGAATATACAGATGCAAAATTTAATATTACTAAAAATCAAGACTCTTCGAACTGGTTTATTTATAATGGTGAGCAGCAAATTGTGAAAGATTATGCTAGTAAAAGTAATGCAAAGAAAGTACCTTTCTATGTAAGTAAAAAAGCAGAGGAAGGAATAAGTGCAGATGATACCTATGTATATTGGAATGGAGAAAAATTATTTGAACGATCTATCATTGCACTACGTGGAAAACATAATTTAGAAAATGTGTTAGCATCGACCGCAGCTGCCATTTTGATGGAATGTTCTTTAGATAGTATTGTTCATGTTCTTTCGACATTTCATGGTGTTAAACATCGAACACAATTTGTTCGTGAGTGGAAAAATAGAAAGTTTTATAATGATTCAAAAGCTACAAATGCGCTTGCTACAAAAAGTGCTTTAGAAGGTTTTTCAGAACCTGTTATATTACTTGCAGGCGGTGTAGATCGTGGGCATTCTTTTGATGAATTAGTTCCACATTTACAAAATGTGAAGGCGCTCATACACTATGGTGCTACTGCTGATAGACTACAAATATTTGGTGAACAGCAAGGAATTCCATCCGTAATACGAGTAAGTAACTTAGTCGATGCAATTGCAGAAGGAGTTAGAATTTCTAATGAGGGAGATGTTATTCTACTTTCTCCAGCGTGCGCTAGTTGGGATCAATACGAAAGCTTTGAGATTCGTGGAGATGAATTTATTGAACAAGTGCTAGCATTAAAAGATTAA
- a CDS encoding penicillin-binding transpeptidase domain-containing protein yields MILLFLAVVLKLVQLQFFQFDELTTKAKESWDRELPYASLRGNILDRNGEVIVGNKLSPTLFYMPSQNDEPEKVAKEIAPLLNMEEAKLFEQLNKRDYLVKIAPHGKNISSELAMQIQDKNIPGLYAGIDYIRDYPNGNMLSRLIGFTGYDAQGLAGIEYQYDSVLKGKQSAIRMFTDAKGVPLPHVDDGWKNGVSGNHVQLTIDMKIQQVVERELSQAMQKYEATQAIAIVMNPKNGEILALSSAPNFDPSSYQEVDSTIYNRNLPVWMTFEPGSTFKIITLSAALEEKVVDLEDDHFHDAGYTMIEGSRLRCWKRSGHGNQTFLEVVENSCNPGFIELGRRVGPEKLSDYIRKFGFGQSTGSGMAGESTGILFSKEAYGPVEHATTSFGQGISVTPIQQVQAVAAAINGGKLFKPFIIKNILDGETNEILSTSEPDMKHQVISEETSAKVRDALEHVVAEGSGRNAYRDQLRIGGKTGTAQKVQNGRYMDGEYIVSFIGFAPADDPELIVYVAIDNPKHSTQFGGVIAAPIVGQIIEDSLEVTAGGKQLEKEYRWGDIQQVRVPNLVGIKKKEITSYMYPFTIVWHGDGEEILSQLPKENSLIPLDGKIHVYTK; encoded by the coding sequence ATGATTTTATTGTTTTTAGCTGTTGTGTTGAAGTTAGTGCAGCTTCAATTTTTTCAGTTTGATGAATTGACAACGAAAGCAAAAGAGAGTTGGGATCGTGAGCTTCCTTACGCATCGCTTCGGGGGAATATATTGGATAGGAATGGAGAGGTAATTGTCGGAAATAAGCTTTCTCCTACATTATTTTACATGCCTTCACAAAACGATGAACCAGAAAAAGTAGCCAAAGAAATCGCTCCACTTTTAAATATGGAGGAAGCAAAATTATTTGAACAACTCAATAAAAGAGATTACTTAGTAAAAATTGCACCACATGGGAAAAATATTAGTTCCGAACTTGCTATGCAAATCCAGGATAAAAATATTCCCGGACTATATGCGGGTATCGATTATATACGAGACTATCCAAATGGTAATATGCTTTCAAGATTAATAGGTTTTACAGGTTATGATGCTCAAGGGCTAGCAGGAATCGAATATCAATACGATTCCGTTTTAAAAGGAAAGCAATCAGCGATTCGAATGTTTACAGATGCAAAAGGAGTTCCTCTTCCCCATGTGGATGATGGATGGAAAAATGGAGTTTCGGGTAATCATGTTCAACTGACCATCGATATGAAAATCCAACAGGTTGTAGAAAGAGAACTTTCACAAGCAATGCAAAAATACGAAGCAACACAGGCGATTGCGATTGTGATGAATCCGAAAAATGGAGAAATTCTTGCTCTTTCTTCTGCCCCAAATTTTGACCCATCTTCTTATCAGGAAGTTGACTCTACTATTTATAATCGTAATTTACCAGTTTGGATGACTTTCGAGCCTGGATCTACCTTTAAAATTATTACATTGAGCGCAGCATTAGAAGAAAAGGTAGTCGATTTGGAAGATGATCATTTTCATGATGCTGGCTATACAATGATAGAGGGATCACGACTAAGATGCTGGAAGAGATCTGGACATGGAAATCAAACCTTCTTGGAAGTTGTGGAGAACTCCTGTAACCCAGGTTTTATTGAACTAGGAAGAAGAGTAGGGCCGGAAAAACTTTCGGATTACATACGAAAATTTGGTTTCGGGCAATCAACAGGGTCAGGAATGGCTGGAGAATCAACGGGAATTCTTTTTAGTAAGGAAGCTTATGGACCGGTAGAGCATGCCACCACATCGTTTGGTCAAGGTATTTCTGTAACACCAATACAGCAGGTTCAAGCTGTTGCTGCTGCTATAAACGGTGGAAAATTATTTAAACCATTTATTATAAAAAATATTTTAGATGGCGAAACGAACGAAATTTTATCTACTTCTGAGCCAGATATGAAGCACCAGGTAATTAGTGAGGAAACATCAGCGAAGGTTCGAGATGCGCTCGAACATGTTGTAGCGGAAGGTTCTGGCCGAAATGCTTATCGTGATCAATTGCGAATTGGCGGAAAAACTGGAACAGCTCAAAAAGTACAAAATGGTAGATATATGGACGGTGAATATATCGTTTCATTTATAGGATTTGCTCCTGCGGATGATCCAGAGTTAATCGTCTATGTTGCCATTGACAATCCTAAGCATAGTACACAATTTGGTGGAGTTATTGCCGCACCTATAGTAGGTCAAATCATTGAGGACTCACTGGAAGTTACTGCAGGTGGTAAGCAACTTGAAAAAGAATATCGTTGGGGGGATATCCAACAAGTTCGTGTACCAAACTTAGTAGGAATAAAGAAAAAAGAGATAACATCTTATATGTATCCATTTACAATTGTTTGGCATGGTGATGGGGAAGAAATACTTTCACAATTACCAAAGGAAAACAGTTTAATTCCATTAGACGGAAAAATACATGTCTACACAAAATAA
- a CDS encoding DUF881 domain-containing protein: protein MKKTVYIRFTLILLIVGFMLAVQYNTVQKPEERDTRDVWAIRQELAKETELHSELLSEVRVLEQTIDKYENMVNESPKTALNETVEQLKQDIGLKDFNGPGLTITVEPSLESIAVGQAIEGITPDLLVRLINEINHFKAKAIEVDGKRMIYSSAIRDVNGRTTVNNLAIKTAPFTIKIGTTTYDDAKKMYNQLEASTIGDDFYIDNLKLVVGEPVTDLNIGAYDQSINKQFLFEIPGGE from the coding sequence ATGAAAAAAACCGTCTATATTCGGTTTACATTAATTTTGTTAATAGTTGGCTTTATGTTAGCAGTCCAGTACAATACTGTACAAAAACCTGAGGAACGAGATACTAGGGATGTTTGGGCAATACGACAAGAGCTTGCAAAAGAAACTGAATTACATTCAGAATTATTGTCGGAAGTGCGTGTGTTGGAGCAAACGATTGATAAATATGAAAATATGGTAAACGAAAGTCCCAAAACTGCTTTGAATGAAACCGTCGAACAGTTGAAACAAGACATTGGATTAAAAGATTTTAATGGCCCGGGCTTAACAATAACTGTGGAACCATCCTTAGAAAGTATTGCTGTTGGACAAGCTATTGAAGGAATAACTCCTGATTTACTTGTTCGTCTTATAAATGAAATTAATCATTTCAAAGCTAAAGCGATTGAAGTCGATGGAAAAAGGATGATTTATTCTTCAGCAATAAGGGATGTGAATGGAAGGACAACCGTTAATAATCTTGCTATAAAAACGGCTCCATTTACGATAAAAATTGGCACAACCACTTACGACGACGCTAAAAAAATGTATAATCAATTAGAGGCTTCAACTATCGGAGATGACTTTTACATTGATAACTTAAAACTAGTAGTTGGAGAACCGGTAACCGATTTAAACATAGGTGCTTATGATCAATCAATCAATAAACAATTTTTATTTGAAATTCCAGGAGGAGAGTAA
- a CDS encoding small basic family protein — protein sequence MWLPLLGLILGISLGLLTDIQIPEIYENYLSIAVLAALDTLFGGIRAHLQGVYDDKVFVSGFFFNIVLAAALAFLGVHLGVDLYLAAIFAFGVRLFQNIAVIRRLILTKWSERNNT from the coding sequence ATGTGGTTGCCGTTATTAGGTCTAATACTTGGAATTTCACTTGGTCTTTTAACAGATATACAAATCCCGGAGATATATGAAAATTATTTGTCTATAGCTGTACTTGCAGCATTAGATACTTTATTTGGAGGAATTAGGGCCCATTTACAAGGGGTGTATGATGATAAGGTATTTGTCTCTGGATTTTTCTTTAACATAGTTTTAGCAGCCGCCCTAGCTTTTTTAGGAGTACATTTAGGTGTTGACTTATATTTAGCTGCAATCTTTGCTTTTGGAGTACGTTTATTCCAAAATATTGCGGTTATACGTCGGTTAATTTTGACAAAGTGGTCTGAAAGAAATAATACATAG
- the ftsZ gene encoding cell division protein FtsZ, whose product MLEFETNDDQLAIIKVIGVGGGGNNAVNRMIEHGVQGVDFIAVNTDAQALNMSKAEVRLQIGGKLTRGLGAGANPEVGKKAAEESKEQIEEALRGADMVFVTAGMGGGTGTGAAPVIAQIARDIGALTVGVVTRPFTFEGRKRSTQAIGGIGMMKEAVDTLIVIPNDRLLEIVDKNTPMLEAFREADNVLRQGVQGISDLIAVPGLINLDFADVKTIMSNKGAALMGIGISGGDNRAAEAAKKAISSPLLETSIDGATGVLMNITGGSNLSLFEVQEAADIVASASDEEVNMIFGSVINDNLKDEIIVTVIATGFNEELLTQNKPRNTGFGAARAQQAATTPPPLREQRKEEQQQPLHQERPNVQHQQEDALDIPTFLRNRQRRN is encoded by the coding sequence ATGCTAGAATTTGAAACGAACGATGACCAATTAGCCATTATTAAAGTTATTGGAGTAGGTGGCGGCGGTAATAATGCAGTAAATCGAATGATCGAACATGGAGTACAGGGTGTTGACTTTATAGCTGTAAACACGGATGCCCAAGCGCTTAACATGTCTAAAGCAGAAGTTAGATTACAAATTGGTGGAAAACTTACTCGTGGACTTGGAGCAGGGGCAAATCCGGAAGTTGGTAAGAAAGCAGCAGAAGAAAGTAAAGAGCAAATTGAGGAAGCATTAAGAGGCGCTGATATGGTCTTTGTTACAGCTGGAATGGGCGGAGGAACTGGAACAGGAGCAGCTCCTGTAATTGCCCAAATCGCACGTGATATTGGTGCGTTAACTGTAGGAGTTGTGACTCGTCCATTCACTTTTGAAGGTCGTAAACGTTCGACTCAGGCAATTGGCGGTATTGGTATGATGAAAGAAGCTGTAGATACACTGATTGTAATTCCTAACGATCGTCTTCTTGAAATTGTTGACAAAAATACTCCAATGCTTGAGGCATTTAGAGAAGCAGATAACGTATTACGTCAAGGGGTTCAAGGTATTTCAGATCTAATCGCTGTTCCTGGTTTGATCAACCTTGACTTTGCCGATGTTAAAACGATTATGTCTAACAAAGGTGCAGCTCTAATGGGTATCGGTATTTCAGGTGGAGATAATCGAGCTGCTGAAGCTGCAAAAAAAGCAATTTCAAGCCCACTTCTAGAAACTTCAATTGATGGAGCTACAGGAGTCCTAATGAATATTACAGGCGGATCAAATTTAAGTCTATTTGAGGTTCAAGAAGCTGCAGATATCGTTGCTTCTGCTTCAGATGAAGAAGTGAATATGATATTTGGTTCGGTTATTAATGATAATTTAAAGGATGAAATTATAGTTACGGTAATAGCAACTGGTTTCAATGAAGAATTGCTTACTCAAAATAAACCAAGAAATACTGGGTTTGGAGCAGCACGTGCACAACAAGCGGCAACTACTCCTCCTCCACTTCGTGAGCAACGTAAAGAAGAACAACAACAACCATTACACCAAGAGCGACCGAATGTACAACACCAGCAAGAGGATGCATTAGATATACCAACATTCTTAAGAAACCGTCAAAGAAGAAACTAA
- a CDS encoding cell division protein FtsQ/DivIB translates to MEKVIDIEDRIPTFKERRRRRTNKKFSILLFLFVTTLLIVLYFQSSYSQIQSITVSGASLLSDEQYIEQSTLQLGESMWGFRENKVTEMIEQNDWVESAKVKRTWLTGVEIQIKEYKKVGYEENGEGLHIILENGKTIEPEGQVVPIDGPILSGFNKEKIRVRLIKELKNLDSEVLLTISQINYKPTENDPYSIQVFMNDGNEVQAIIPSFSEKMNFYPSIVSQLEPDIKGIIDLEVGSFFQPYKEVYNNVVEEEAVEVEEEQTP, encoded by the coding sequence ATGGAAAAAGTAATAGATATTGAAGATCGAATACCAACCTTTAAAGAACGTAGAAGACGAAGAACAAATAAAAAGTTTTCCATTCTACTTTTTCTCTTCGTTACTACATTATTGATAGTTTTATATTTTCAATCCTCTTACAGTCAGATTCAATCAATCACAGTTAGTGGTGCTTCTTTATTGTCTGATGAACAATATATAGAACAAAGTACACTACAACTAGGAGAATCGATGTGGGGCTTTAGAGAAAACAAAGTGACAGAAATGATAGAACAAAATGATTGGGTGGAATCTGCTAAAGTTAAACGCACTTGGTTAACTGGTGTAGAAATTCAAATAAAAGAATATAAAAAAGTTGGTTATGAGGAAAACGGTGAAGGTCTTCATATTATTCTAGAGAATGGGAAGACTATAGAACCTGAAGGACAAGTAGTACCAATAGATGGCCCTATCCTATCAGGTTTTAATAAAGAGAAAATTAGGGTAAGGCTCATAAAAGAGTTAAAAAACTTGGACTCCGAAGTATTATTAACTATTTCTCAAATTAATTATAAGCCGACAGAGAATGACCCATATTCGATTCAAGTTTTTATGAATGATGGAAATGAGGTTCAAGCTATAATTCCTTCTTTCTCTGAAAAAATGAATTTCTATCCATCCATCGTGTCTCAGCTTGAACCAGATATAAAAGGAATTATTGATCTTGAAGTTGGCTCCTTTTTCCAACCGTATAAAGAAGTGTATAACAATGTTGTTGAAGAGGAGGCGGTGGAGGTTGAAGAAGAACAAACTCCTTAG